The following coding sequences lie in one Rutidosis leptorrhynchoides isolate AG116_Rl617_1_P2 chromosome 4, CSIRO_AGI_Rlap_v1, whole genome shotgun sequence genomic window:
- the LOC139840780 gene encoding uncharacterized protein, translated as MAKNPKIPIKAVRSYLETYSKLLISDHKSYRAVRRATMMIQGDYKSQYAELIDYVCELKREGFKAIGRDLLGLDGAFMKQPATGCILSVVGVDSNNGIYPVAYAIVEQECGSSWTWVLKCLGQDINLSTNSNYTFISDRQKFNFDYFMLLGFNTSCYKCVSLAEHRHCLRHIHGNMKGQFRGVAYKNHLWRCASVTTVPEFEQAMQQLKEFDNEAFVWLAKIPAHQWARSHFTGRAVSDVLLSNMCECFNKWLVDAHDKPIVTALEYIREYCMKRIANVKINISKTNGSLTPAATKLFKKIKSEAHQCTVLWGGNYRYQVSGKVNQYVMDMETRSCACRKWELTGIPCKHAIAVFYNMCENGLETGEPETWVHLVYLLNTWINTYQYTIEPMNGRSLWPKAEGKLKKCGTCGTYGHNKRRCTCEKKRSGNVDNKWTKKLVQEKKSPSKKTMAVGKGKKKM; from the exons ATGGCAAAGAATCCAAAGATACCTATTAAAGCTGTCAGATCTTATTTGGAAACATATAGTAAACTACTCATCAGTGATCATAAATCATATCGTGCTGTGAGAAGGGCAACAATGATGATTCAAGGGGATTATAAATCTCAATATGCTGAGCTCATAGATTATGTTTGTGAGTTGAAGAGAG AAGGGTTTAAAGCAATAGGTAGAGATCTGCTAGGGCTGGATGGTGCTTTTATGAAACAACCTGCAACTGGTTGTATTTTGAGTGTTGTAGGGGTTGACTCAAACAATGGCATATATCCTGTAGCATATGCCATTGTTGAACAAGAGTGTGGTTCATCCTGGACTTGGGTCTTAAAGTGCTTGGGTCAAGATATTAACTTGTCTACCAATTCTAACTACACTTTCATCAGTGACAGACAAAAG TTTAACTTTGATTACTTTATGTTGTTAGGGTTTAATACAAGCTGTTACAAATGTGTTTCCTTGGCTGAGCATAGACACTGCCTTAGACATATTCATGGGAATATGAAAGGCCAATTTAGGGGTGTTGCTTATAAGAATCACTTGTGGAGATGTGCGAGTGTAACAACAGTTCCTGAGTTTGAGCAGGCTATGCAACAATTGAAGGAGTTTGATAATGAAGCTTTTGTTTGGTTAGCTAAAATTCCTGCCCATCAGTGGGCAAGGAGTCATTTTACAGGAAGGGCTGTGTCAGATGTCTTGCTCAGTAACATGTGTGAGTGTTTTAACAAATGGTTAGTTGATGCACATGACAAACCCATAGTTACAGCTTTAGAATACATCCGAGAGTATTGCATGAAAAGAATTGCTAATGTAAAGATCAACATTTCCAAGACTAATGGTTCTTTAACACCTGCAGCCACCAAATTGTTTAAGAAAATCAAATCTGAGGCTCACCAGTGTACTGTCTTATGGGGTGGAAATTATAGGTACCAAGTGAGTGGAAAAGTTAATCAATATGTTATGGATATGGAGACTAGGTCATGTGCTTGTAGAAAGTGGGAACTAACAGGAATACCTTGTAAGCATGCAATTGCAGTGTTTTATAACATGTGTGAAAATGGTTTGGAAACTGGTGAACCAGAAACATGGGTTCATCTAGTTTATTTGTTAAATACATGGATCAacacttaccaatataccattgagCCAATGAATGGGAGAAGTTTATGGCCAAAGGCAGAAG GCAAGTTAAAGAAGTGTGGCACATGTGGTACTTATGGACACAATAAGAGAAGATGTACATGTGAGAAGAAAAGAAGTGGGAATGTGGATAACAAGTGGACAAAAAAGTTGGTTCAAGAAAAGAAATCTCCTTCAAAGAAGACAATGGCAGTTGGAAAAGGGAAGAAGAAGATGTGA